One region of Sphingomonas kaistensis genomic DNA includes:
- the ndhC gene encoding NADH-quinone oxidoreductase subunit A: protein MASVAAQYLPILLFLGVALGLSLLFVIAPIIASKFTGADRPYAEKLTEYECGFPAFEDSRSQFDVRFYLVAILFIVFDLEAAFLFPWAVTLDTTGWLGWGAMMVFLAELGLGLAYAWKKGALEWE from the coding sequence GTGGCCTCAGTTGCCGCACAATATCTGCCGATCCTGCTGTTCCTGGGTGTCGCTCTCGGCCTCAGCCTGCTGTTCGTGATCGCGCCGATCATTGCGTCCAAGTTCACCGGCGCCGACCGGCCCTATGCCGAGAAGCTGACCGAATATGAGTGCGGCTTCCCGGCCTTCGAGGATTCGCGCTCGCAGTTCGACGTCCGCTTCTACCTGGTCGCCATCCTGTTCATCGTGTTCGACCTGGAAGCCGCCTTCCTATTTCCATGGGCGGTCACGCTGGACACCACCGGCTGGCTGGGCTGGGGCGCAATGATGGTGTTCCTCGCCGAACTCGGTCTCGGCCTTGCCTACGCCTGGAAGAAGGGAGCGCTCGAATGGGAGTGA
- a CDS encoding NuoB/complex I 20 kDa subunit family protein, whose translation MGKDLDEKGFLVTSAEDLFTWARTGSLWWMTFGLACCAVEMIHVNMPRYDLERFGVAPRASPRQSDVMIVAGTLCNKMAPALRRVYDQMAEPRYVISMGSCANGGGYYHYSYSVVRGCDRIVPVDIYVPGCPPTAEALLYGIMQLQRKIRREGTFER comes from the coding sequence ATGGGCAAGGACCTCGACGAGAAGGGCTTCCTCGTGACGTCCGCCGAGGACCTGTTCACCTGGGCCCGCACCGGCTCCCTGTGGTGGATGACCTTCGGCCTCGCATGCTGCGCGGTGGAGATGATCCACGTCAACATGCCGCGCTATGACCTGGAACGCTTCGGCGTCGCCCCGCGCGCGTCCCCACGCCAGTCGGACGTGATGATCGTCGCCGGTACCCTGTGCAACAAGATGGCCCCGGCGCTGCGCCGCGTCTACGACCAGATGGCCGAGCCTCGCTACGTCATCTCGATGGGCAGCTGCGCCAATGGCGGCGGCTATTATCACTACAGCTACAGCGTCGTTCGTGGCTGCGACCGGATCGTCCCGGTCGACATCTACGTGCCCGGATGCCCGCCGACCGCAGAGGCTCTGCTCTACGGGATCATGCAATTGCAGCGGAAGATCCGCCGCGAGGGGACGTTCGAACGGTGA
- the efp gene encoding elongation factor P, with protein MKISGVEIRPGNIIEYEGGIWRAVKIQHTQPGKGGAYMQVELKNLRDGRKNNVRFRSAESVERVRLDTKDFQFLFAEGDGLVFMDKETYDQTTLPRDLLGDAAAFLQDGMDVVMELYDEEAISVQLPDTVEATIVEADAVVKGQTASSSYKPAVLDNGVRVMVPPHIGAGTKIVVDVYEQTYVRRAD; from the coding sequence ATGAAGATCAGCGGTGTGGAAATTCGTCCCGGCAACATCATCGAGTATGAAGGCGGCATCTGGCGTGCGGTGAAGATCCAGCACACCCAGCCCGGCAAGGGCGGCGCCTATATGCAGGTCGAGCTCAAGAACCTGCGCGATGGCCGCAAGAACAACGTCCGCTTCCGCTCGGCCGAAAGCGTCGAGCGCGTACGCCTCGACACCAAGGATTTCCAGTTCCTGTTCGCCGAGGGCGACGGCCTGGTCTTCATGGACAAGGAAACCTACGACCAGACGACGCTTCCGCGCGACCTGCTCGGCGACGCCGCGGCGTTCCTGCAGGACGGCATGGACGTCGTCATGGAGCTGTACGACGAGGAAGCGATCAGCGTGCAGCTGCCCGACACCGTCGAGGCGACCATCGTCGAGGCCGACGCGGTGGTGAAGGGGCAGACCGCCTCGTCCAGCTACAAGCCCGCCGTGCTCGACAATGGCGTGCGTGTGATGGTGCCGCCGCACATCGGCGCGGGCACCAAGATCGTGGTCGACGTCTACGAGCAGACCTACGTCCGCCGCGCGGACTGA
- a CDS encoding complex I 24 kDa subunit family protein has translation MAERHFAPDVPELRERWSAFAWDKAHAPEAARALAKYPEGRKASAVIPLLDLAQRQVGAETGTQGWLPIPVIEFVAAECGLPPIRAMEVASFYTMFNLVPVGKFHVQVCGTTPCMLRGSDDVLKACYAKGMKKGGTSPDGLFTLTEVECLGACANAPMVQINDDNFEDLTEESMTAVLDALAAGRPVKPGSQIGRQTSCPEGGPTSLKKMTERNYDYRPMWAEAGEGA, from the coding sequence ATGGCCGAGCGTCACTTCGCCCCCGACGTCCCCGAACTGCGCGAGCGCTGGAGCGCTTTCGCGTGGGACAAGGCGCATGCGCCCGAGGCCGCGCGTGCCCTCGCCAAATATCCCGAAGGCCGCAAGGCGTCGGCGGTGATCCCGTTGCTCGACCTCGCCCAGCGCCAAGTCGGCGCCGAAACCGGCACGCAGGGCTGGCTGCCGATCCCGGTGATCGAGTTCGTCGCGGCGGAGTGCGGCTTGCCGCCGATCCGCGCGATGGAGGTCGCCAGCTTCTACACCATGTTCAACCTGGTGCCTGTGGGCAAATTCCACGTCCAGGTGTGCGGCACCACGCCGTGCATGCTGCGCGGCTCCGACGACGTGCTCAAGGCCTGCTATGCCAAGGGCATGAAGAAGGGCGGGACCTCGCCCGATGGCCTGTTCACCCTGACCGAGGTCGAGTGCCTGGGCGCCTGCGCCAATGCACCGATGGTCCAGATCAACGACGACAATTTCGAGGATCTGACTGAAGAGAGCATGACTGCCGTGCTGGACGCGCTGGCGGCCGGGCGTCCGGTCAAGCCGGGCTCGCAGATCGGGCGGCAGACCAGCTGCCCGGAGGGCGGACCGACCAGCCTCAAGAAGATGACCGAGCGCAACTACGACTATCGCCCGATGTGGGCCGAGGCGGGCGAAGGCGCGTGA
- the nuoH gene encoding NADH-quinone oxidoreductase subunit NuoH, producing MTNFFQTNLHLNYDWSWFLATIAGILLIALPLMLAVAMIIYAERKIWAAMALRRGPNVVGPFGLLQSFADGLKVFLKETIVPTSANKGLFLLAPIISFTVALIVWAVVPFDVGVVLANINVGLLYILAASSLGVYGIIIAGWASNSKYPFFSALRAAAQMVSYEVSIGFVLICVVLYAGTFNMTDIVLAQKGHIFGLLNGFGFNPLLFPMAVVFLISSMAETFRTPFDLTEAESELVAGFQTEYSSMSFALFWLGEYGNVILMCALNAILFWGGFLPPLNIDLIPWFDIPGIIWLFVKMMFFFFVFGWVRATVPRYRYDQLMRLGWKIFLPLSLFFVFAISLWLMLTRYGG from the coding sequence ATGACCAATTTCTTCCAGACCAATCTGCACCTCAACTACGACTGGTCGTGGTTCCTGGCGACCATCGCCGGTATCCTGCTGATCGCGCTTCCGCTGATGCTGGCGGTGGCGATGATCATCTATGCCGAGCGCAAGATCTGGGCCGCCATGGCGCTTCGCCGCGGTCCCAACGTGGTCGGGCCGTTCGGCCTGCTGCAAAGCTTCGCCGACGGCCTCAAGGTCTTCCTCAAGGAAACCATCGTCCCGACCAGCGCCAACAAGGGCCTGTTCCTGCTGGCGCCGATCATCAGCTTCACCGTTGCGCTGATCGTCTGGGCGGTGGTGCCGTTCGACGTCGGCGTCGTACTGGCGAACATCAATGTCGGCCTGCTCTACATTCTCGCGGCGTCGAGCCTCGGGGTTTACGGCATCATCATCGCCGGCTGGGCGTCCAACTCGAAATATCCGTTCTTCTCGGCGCTCCGTGCGGCCGCGCAGATGGTCAGCTACGAAGTCTCGATCGGGTTCGTCCTGATCTGCGTCGTGCTCTACGCCGGCACCTTCAACATGACCGACATCGTGCTTGCGCAGAAGGGCCACATCTTCGGGCTGCTGAACGGCTTTGGCTTCAATCCGCTGCTGTTTCCGATGGCGGTGGTTTTCCTGATCTCATCGATGGCCGAAACCTTCCGCACGCCGTTCGACCTGACCGAGGCCGAGAGCGAGCTCGTCGCCGGTTTCCAGACCGAATATTCGTCGATGAGCTTCGCGCTCTTCTGGCTCGGCGAATATGGCAACGTCATCCTGATGTGCGCCCTCAACGCCATCCTGTTCTGGGGCGGGTTCCTGCCGCCGCTCAACATCGACCTCATCCCGTGGTTCGACATTCCGGGCATCATCTGGCTGTTCGTGAAGATGATGTTCTTCTTCTTCGTGTTCGGCTGGGTCCGCGCGACCGTGCCGCGGTATCGCTACGACCAGCTGATGCGGCTGGGCTGGAAGATTTTCCTCCCGCTGTCGCTGTTCTTCGTCTTCGCCATCAGCCTGTGGCTGATGCTGACGAGGTACGGCGGATGA
- the nuoI gene encoding NADH-quinone oxidoreductase subunit NuoI produces the protein MIAQFVKSFTLWEFVKAHALTLKYFFKPKATINYPYEKTPQSPRFRGEHALRRYPNGEERCIACKLCEAVCPALAITIEAEPREDGSRRTTRYDIDMVKCIYCGLCAEACPVDAIVEGPNIEFSTETREELLYDKSKLLANGDRWEAAIAANLAADAPYR, from the coding sequence GTGATCGCGCAGTTCGTAAAGTCGTTCACCCTTTGGGAGTTCGTGAAGGCGCACGCCCTCACCTTGAAGTATTTCTTCAAGCCCAAGGCGACGATCAACTACCCGTACGAGAAGACCCCGCAGAGCCCGCGCTTCCGCGGCGAGCATGCACTGCGCCGTTACCCGAATGGCGAAGAACGCTGCATCGCCTGCAAGCTGTGCGAGGCGGTGTGCCCGGCATTGGCGATCACCATCGAGGCCGAACCGCGCGAGGACGGCAGCCGCCGCACCACTCGCTACGACATCGACATGGTGAAGTGCATCTATTGCGGCCTGTGCGCCGAGGCATGCCCGGTCGACGCCATCGTCGAGGGTCCGAACATCGAATTTTCGACCGAAACGCGGGAAGAGCTGTTGTACGACAAGTCCAAGCTCCTCGCGAACGGTGACCGCTGGGAGGCGGCGATCGCGGCGAACCTTGCCGCCGATGCGCCCTACCGTTAA
- a CDS encoding NADH-quinone oxidoreductase subunit D, which translates to MPELGDQNPGDESIQNYTINFGPQHPAAHGVLRLIMELDGEIVERCDPHVGLLHRGTEKLIEYKTYAQAIPYFDRLDYCSPMCMEHSFVLAAEKLMGLEVPIRAQYIRVMMAELTRIKNHMLNLGSHVMDVGAMTPNLWMFELREDLMQIYESVSGARMHANYFRVGGVHQDIAPKTFDEIGTFLDKRLGLFEDAISLVADNRIFKQRNVDIATVTKEDAIAWGFSGPMIRGSGIPWDIRKSQPYEVYDRMEFDVPVGTRGDCYDRFMVRVEEVRQSWRIVRQCLNEMPKGEIGSSDRKVFPPKRAEMKTSMEALIHHFKLYTEGYHVPAGEVYVATESPKGEFGVYLVADGSNKPYRCKIRPTAFSHLQAMDFMMKGHMLADTTAVLGAMDIVFGECDR; encoded by the coding sequence ATGCCGGAACTGGGCGACCAGAATCCCGGCGACGAATCGATCCAGAACTACACGATCAATTTCGGCCCGCAGCACCCGGCTGCGCACGGCGTGCTGCGCCTGATCATGGAACTGGACGGCGAGATCGTCGAACGCTGCGATCCGCACGTCGGCCTGCTTCACCGCGGCACCGAGAAGCTGATCGAATACAAGACCTACGCGCAGGCGATCCCCTATTTCGATCGCCTCGATTACTGCTCGCCGATGTGCATGGAGCATAGCTTCGTGCTCGCGGCCGAGAAGCTGATGGGCCTCGAGGTGCCGATCCGCGCCCAGTACATCCGGGTGATGATGGCGGAACTCACCCGCATCAAGAACCACATGCTGAACCTTGGCAGCCATGTCATGGACGTGGGCGCAATGACGCCCAACCTGTGGATGTTCGAGCTGCGCGAAGATCTGATGCAGATCTACGAAAGCGTGTCGGGCGCGCGGATGCACGCCAACTATTTCCGCGTCGGCGGCGTCCATCAGGACATTGCTCCCAAGACCTTCGACGAGATCGGCACCTTCCTCGACAAGCGCCTGGGCCTGTTCGAGGACGCGATCAGCCTGGTCGCCGACAATCGCATCTTCAAGCAGCGCAACGTCGACATCGCCACGGTCACCAAGGAAGACGCGATCGCCTGGGGCTTCTCGGGCCCGATGATCCGCGGCTCGGGCATTCCGTGGGATATCCGCAAGAGCCAGCCCTACGAGGTCTACGACCGGATGGAGTTCGACGTGCCGGTCGGCACGCGCGGCGATTGCTACGATCGCTTCATGGTCCGGGTCGAAGAAGTGCGGCAGAGCTGGCGCATCGTCCGCCAGTGCCTGAACGAGATGCCAAAGGGCGAGATCGGCAGCAGCGACCGCAAGGTGTTCCCGCCCAAGCGGGCCGAGATGAAGACCTCGATGGAGGCCCTCATCCACCACTTCAAGCTCTACACCGAAGGCTATCACGTGCCGGCGGGCGAAGTGTATGTCGCGACCGAAAGTCCCAAGGGCGAGTTCGGCGTCTATCTGGTCGCCGACGGTTCCAACAAGCCCTACCGCTGCAAGATCCGGCCGACCGCGTTCAGCCACCTGCAGGCGATGGACTTCATGATGAAGGGTCACATGCTGGCCGATACGACTGCCGTTCTCGGCGCGATGGACATCGTGTTCGGGGAGTGTGACCGCTAA
- a CDS encoding inositol monophosphatase family protein, producing the protein MVTHSGLIAVMQKAARKAAPKLRRDFGEVAELQVSKKGPGDFVTMADKQAEETILGELKAARPDWNFLLEEGGEIAGNPAKPRFIIDPLDGTTNFLHGIPHFAISIAVEEKKPNGQPDITHALVYQPLTDETFWAEKGRGSWLHDRRLRVSARRYLDESLIGTGIPHLGRSDSAQWTKIYNAIAPEVAGIRRFGAASLDFAWVAAGRMDGFWEQDLDPWDSAAGMLLVKEAGGFVSDYRGQDRMMERREYLAANGDLHSRLHKLVAGALRDR; encoded by the coding sequence GTGGTTACCCATTCCGGCCTGATCGCCGTCATGCAAAAGGCCGCCCGCAAGGCAGCTCCCAAGCTCCGCCGCGACTTCGGGGAGGTTGCCGAGCTGCAGGTTTCCAAGAAGGGGCCGGGCGATTTCGTGACCATGGCCGACAAGCAGGCCGAGGAGACGATCCTCGGCGAGCTCAAGGCCGCGCGTCCGGACTGGAACTTCCTGCTCGAGGAAGGCGGCGAGATCGCCGGCAACCCCGCCAAGCCGCGCTTCATCATCGATCCGCTGGATGGCACCACCAACTTCCTCCACGGAATCCCGCACTTCGCCATCTCGATCGCGGTCGAGGAGAAGAAGCCTAACGGGCAGCCGGACATCACCCATGCTTTGGTCTACCAGCCGCTGACCGACGAGACCTTCTGGGCCGAGAAGGGCCGGGGAAGCTGGCTTCACGACCGGCGCCTCAGGGTGTCGGCCCGCCGCTACCTCGACGAGAGCCTGATCGGGACCGGGATCCCGCACCTCGGCCGCTCGGACTCGGCGCAGTGGACCAAAATCTATAATGCGATCGCGCCCGAAGTGGCCGGAATTCGCCGTTTCGGTGCCGCCAGCCTCGACTTCGCGTGGGTCGCGGCGGGACGGATGGACGGTTTCTGGGAACAGGACCTCGACCCGTGGGACAGCGCCGCGGGCATGCTGCTGGTTAAGGAAGCAGGCGGGTTCGTGTCCGACTATCGCGGTCAGGACCGGATGATGGAGCGGCGCGAGTATCTGGCCGCCAACGGCGACCTCCACAGCCGCCTCCACAAGCTGGTCGCGGGAGCACTGCGCGACCGTTAG
- the nuoG gene encoding NADH-quinone oxidoreductase subunit NuoG — protein MPKVTVDGEEIEVPAGATVLQACELAGKEIPRFCYHERLSIAGNCRMCLVEVAPGPPKPQASCALPAADGQTIRTDTAMVKKAREGVMEFLLINHPLDCPICDQGGECDLQDQAMAYGRSSSRFDENKRSVDDKYMGPVIKTAMTRCIQCTRCVRFAEEVAGTPELGMLYRGEDAQITAYLERALTSELSGNLADLCPVGALLQAPQNFEYRPWELRKIPSIDVMDAVGSNIRLDVRGPQVMRILPRINEDVNEEWISDKTRHHADALVRNRLDRPWLREGGKLRAATWAEALDVFASKLKAAGSKVAAVAGDLLDAETMFAARKLLEGQGSTLLEGRQTGLDYDVTSLSAVAFNSTLAGIETADAILLIGTNPRWEAPLVNTRLLKASRRAGAAVFSVGPAVDLTYPVTDLGDDLSILGKLPKAVTEAFAKAERPAVIVGPGALGAGALGAALALAGPLGLVKDGWNGFNVIHTAASRMASLMLGYGQKGGIADLEAASPELVLLLGADEVAPERFAGAFKVYIGHHGDKGAKQADLVLPGSAYSEKHGTFVNLEGRVQRAEKASFAPGEAREDWTILRAVSDLIGKPLSFDRFDQLRAAMVAEVPALGETGLIDLPWSPPSLSAEASGPVGLPVKDFYLTNAISRASPVMQRCSAELIHGQTFAEAAE, from the coding sequence ATGCCCAAAGTTACCGTCGACGGCGAAGAGATCGAAGTCCCCGCGGGGGCGACCGTGCTGCAGGCGTGCGAGCTTGCCGGCAAGGAGATCCCGCGCTTCTGCTACCATGAGCGGCTGAGCATCGCCGGCAATTGCCGCATGTGCCTGGTCGAGGTCGCGCCCGGACCGCCCAAGCCGCAGGCGAGCTGCGCGCTTCCGGCCGCCGACGGGCAGACGATCCGCACCGACACCGCGATGGTCAAGAAGGCGCGCGAAGGGGTGATGGAGTTCCTCCTCATCAACCACCCGCTCGACTGCCCGATCTGCGACCAGGGCGGCGAATGCGACCTGCAGGACCAGGCGATGGCCTATGGCCGCTCGTCCAGCCGGTTCGACGAGAACAAGCGCTCGGTCGACGACAAATATATGGGTCCGGTCATCAAGACCGCGATGACCCGCTGCATCCAGTGCACGCGCTGCGTGCGCTTTGCCGAGGAAGTGGCGGGAACGCCCGAGCTCGGCATGCTCTATCGCGGCGAGGATGCGCAGATCACGGCCTATCTGGAACGCGCACTGACCAGCGAGCTGAGCGGCAACCTTGCCGACCTGTGTCCGGTGGGCGCGCTGCTGCAGGCGCCGCAGAACTTCGAATATCGGCCGTGGGAATTGCGCAAGATCCCTTCGATCGACGTGATGGACGCGGTCGGCAGCAACATCCGCCTCGACGTTCGCGGGCCGCAGGTGATGCGGATCCTGCCGCGCATCAACGAGGACGTGAACGAGGAGTGGATCAGCGACAAAACGCGGCATCATGCCGACGCGCTGGTCCGCAACCGCCTCGACCGTCCGTGGCTGCGTGAAGGCGGCAAGCTGCGCGCGGCGACCTGGGCCGAGGCACTCGATGTGTTCGCCTCCAAGCTCAAGGCCGCGGGCTCGAAGGTCGCGGCGGTCGCCGGCGACCTGCTCGACGCCGAGACGATGTTCGCGGCCAGGAAGCTGCTCGAGGGGCAGGGCTCGACCCTGCTCGAAGGGCGCCAGACCGGCCTCGATTATGACGTCACCTCGCTGTCGGCGGTCGCGTTCAACTCGACCCTCGCGGGGATCGAGACGGCCGACGCCATCCTGCTGATCGGCACCAACCCGCGCTGGGAAGCGCCGCTGGTCAACACCCGCTTGCTCAAGGCGTCGCGCCGGGCTGGTGCGGCGGTGTTCAGCGTCGGACCGGCGGTCGACCTGACGTATCCAGTCACCGACCTCGGCGACGACCTGTCGATCCTGGGCAAGCTTCCCAAGGCGGTCACCGAAGCCTTCGCCAAGGCGGAGCGTCCGGCTGTCATCGTCGGTCCCGGCGCGCTTGGCGCAGGGGCGCTCGGCGCCGCGCTGGCGCTGGCCGGGCCGCTGGGCCTGGTCAAGGACGGCTGGAACGGCTTCAACGTCATCCATACCGCCGCCAGCCGAATGGCCTCGCTGATGCTGGGTTACGGCCAGAAGGGCGGCATCGCCGATCTCGAGGCCGCTTCGCCCGAGCTCGTCCTGCTGCTTGGTGCCGATGAAGTCGCTCCCGAGCGCTTCGCCGGGGCCTTCAAGGTCTACATCGGCCACCATGGCGACAAGGGTGCCAAGCAGGCCGATCTCGTCCTGCCGGGCTCCGCCTACAGCGAAAAGCACGGCACCTTCGTCAATCTCGAAGGCCGCGTGCAGCGGGCCGAAAAGGCGAGCTTCGCCCCGGGCGAGGCGCGTGAGGACTGGACTATCCTGCGGGCCGTGTCCGACCTCATCGGCAAGCCGCTTTCGTTCGACCGGTTCGACCAGCTTCGCGCCGCTATGGTCGCCGAAGTTCCGGCTCTGGGCGAGACCGGCCTGATCGACCTGCCGTGGTCGCCGCCGTCGCTTTCCGCCGAGGCCAGCGGCCCGGTCGGCCTGCCGGTCAAGGATTTCTACCTCACCAACGCCATCAGCCGCGCCAGCCCTGTCATGCAGCGCTGCTCGGCCGAGCTGATCCACGGCCAGACCTTTGCCGAGGCTGCGGAATGA
- a CDS encoding PepSY domain-containing protein — protein MRTLWTLAVLGSLAGTATPALADRAPTASERTAVERVLRQAGFVSWEEIELDDDGPRWEVDDARTRAGVRYDLKIDPRTLRIVKRERDD, from the coding sequence ATGCGGACCCTCTGGACCTTGGCCGTGCTTGGCAGCCTGGCTGGAACCGCCACCCCCGCCCTGGCCGACCGCGCCCCGACGGCGAGCGAGCGGACGGCGGTCGAGCGGGTGCTGCGGCAGGCCGGCTTCGTCAGCTGGGAAGAGATCGAGCTCGACGACGACGGTCCGCGCTGGGAAGTGGACGACGCCCGCACCCGGGCCGGTGTCCGTTACGACCTCAAGATCGATCCCCGCACGCTTCGCATCGTGAAGCGCGAGCGCGACGACTAA
- a CDS encoding NADH-quinone oxidoreductase subunit C, with product MTHSAPRTASDEGVIGAAQAALGALILDTKDHADEITLTVQREGLAEACRLLRDTPGLEYQQLMEIAGVDYPDHPERFEVNYHLLSLTRNRRIRVKVRTDETTPVPTVTTLWPVAGWLEREVFDLYGVTFAGNADLRRILTDYGFEGHPLRKDFPLTGYTEMRYSEAEKRVIYEPVSLAQDFRTFDFLTPWNGPEYRLPGDEKAEPEAPGAPSPAPARTDPPKVEAGKGAGPRGGEKPYNTDNEDRKTAGAAEAHAEARKDNGAKSAQVGGKATDTDEPVPVSKNVTRDGGEAQ from the coding sequence GTGACCCATTCGGCTCCCAGGACCGCGTCCGACGAGGGCGTGATCGGCGCGGCCCAGGCTGCGCTCGGTGCGCTGATCCTCGACACCAAGGATCATGCGGACGAGATCACGCTGACCGTGCAGCGCGAAGGCCTTGCCGAGGCCTGCCGCCTGCTGCGCGACACGCCGGGCCTCGAATATCAGCAACTGATGGAGATCGCTGGGGTCGATTATCCCGACCATCCCGAGCGTTTCGAGGTCAATTACCACCTCCTGTCGCTGACCCGGAACCGCCGCATCCGCGTCAAGGTCCGCACCGACGAGACGACCCCGGTGCCGACCGTCACCACCCTGTGGCCGGTCGCCGGCTGGCTCGAGCGCGAGGTGTTCGACCTCTATGGCGTGACCTTCGCCGGCAATGCCGACCTGCGCCGGATCCTCACCGATTACGGGTTCGAGGGTCATCCGCTGCGCAAGGACTTTCCGCTGACGGGCTATACCGAGATGCGTTATTCGGAAGCCGAGAAGCGCGTGATCTACGAGCCGGTCAGCCTCGCCCAGGATTTCCGCACGTTCGACTTCCTGACGCCGTGGAACGGGCCCGAATATCGCCTGCCGGGCGACGAGAAGGCTGAACCCGAAGCGCCCGGCGCGCCGTCGCCTGCGCCCGCCAGGACCGATCCGCCCAAGGTTGAGGCTGGCAAGGGCGCCGGCCCGCGCGGCGGCGAGAAGCCGTACAATACCGACAACGAAGACCGGAAGACCGCCGGTGCCGCCGAGGCCCATGCCGAAGCGCGCAAGGATAATGGCGCCAAGTCCGCGCAAGTGGGCGGCAAGGCCACCGATACCGACGAGCCGGTGCCCGTCAGCAAGAACGTGACCCGCGACGGCGGGGAGGCGCAATAA
- the nuoF gene encoding NADH-quinone oxidoreductase subunit NuoF, with protein sequence MGYTGPLSDKDRIFTNVYGFQSPDLKAAQARGDWDNTKALMAVGQDAIIDAVKASGLRGRGGAGFPTGMKWSFMPKEPKPGKPNFLVINADESEPGSCKDREIIRHDPHKLIEGALIASFAMRARACYIYIRGEYIREAQALEKAIAEAYAAGLVGKNAAGSGYDFDIFCHRGAGAYICGEETAMLESLEGKMGRPRLKPPFPAGAGLYGCPTTVNNVESIAVVPTILRRGASWFAGFGREKNEGTKLFQISGHVNKPAVVEESMSISFRELIDRHCGGIRGGWDNLLAVIPGGSSVPLVPAAEIMDAPMDFDGLKAVGSGLGTAAVIVMDKSTDIVRAISRISYFYKHESCGQCTPCREGTGWMWRIMERLREGDGSPELIDKLYDVTKQVEGHTICALGDAAAWPIQGLIKHFRPEIERRMAERNGGAMLEAAE encoded by the coding sequence ATGGGCTACACAGGACCGCTGTCCGACAAGGACCGCATCTTCACCAACGTCTACGGCTTCCAGTCGCCCGATCTGAAGGCGGCGCAGGCGCGTGGCGACTGGGACAACACCAAGGCGCTGATGGCCGTCGGCCAGGACGCGATAATCGACGCGGTCAAGGCCAGCGGCCTTCGCGGACGCGGCGGTGCGGGCTTCCCGACCGGCATGAAGTGGAGCTTCATGCCCAAGGAGCCCAAGCCGGGTAAGCCCAACTTCCTCGTCATCAACGCCGACGAATCCGAGCCGGGGTCGTGCAAGGACCGCGAGATCATCCGCCACGATCCGCACAAGCTGATCGAAGGCGCGCTGATCGCGAGCTTCGCGATGCGCGCGCGGGCCTGCTACATCTACATCCGCGGCGAATATATCCGTGAGGCGCAGGCGCTCGAGAAGGCGATCGCCGAGGCTTATGCCGCCGGCTTGGTCGGCAAGAATGCAGCGGGGTCGGGCTACGACTTCGACATTTTCTGCCACCGCGGTGCGGGCGCCTACATCTGCGGCGAAGAAACCGCGATGCTGGAAAGCCTCGAAGGCAAGATGGGCCGTCCGCGCCTCAAGCCGCCGTTCCCGGCCGGTGCCGGCCTCTACGGCTGCCCGACCACGGTCAACAACGTCGAATCGATCGCCGTGGTCCCGACCATCCTGCGCCGCGGCGCCAGCTGGTTCGCCGGCTTCGGGCGCGAGAAGAACGAGGGCACCAAGCTCTTCCAGATCAGCGGGCATGTGAACAAGCCTGCGGTGGTCGAGGAGAGCATGAGCATCTCCTTCCGCGAACTGATCGACCGCCACTGCGGCGGCATCCGCGGCGGATGGGACAATCTCCTCGCAGTGATCCCGGGTGGTTCCTCGGTCCCGCTGGTTCCGGCGGCCGAGATCATGGACGCGCCGATGGACTTCGACGGTCTGAAGGCGGTCGGTTCGGGCCTTGGCACCGCCGCCGTGATCGTCATGGACAAGTCGACAGACATCGTCCGCGCGATTTCCCGAATCAGCTATTTCTACAAGCATGAGAGCTGCGGCCAGTGCACCCCGTGCCGCGAAGGCACCGGCTGGATGTGGCGGATCATGGAGCGGCTGCGCGAAGGCGACGGCAGCCCCGAACTGATCGACAAGCTGTACGACGTCACCAAGCAGGTCGAAGGCCACACCATCTGTGCGCTCGGCGACGCGGCGGCATGGCCGATCCAGGGCCTGATCAAGCATTTCCGCCCCGAGATCGAGCGCCGCATGGCGGAGCGTAATGGCGGCGCGATGCTGGAGGCGGCCGAGTGA